A genomic region of Caulobacter sp. NIBR2454 contains the following coding sequences:
- the obgE gene encoding GTPase ObgE, giving the protein MKFLDQCKIFIRSGNGGGGAVSFRREKYIEYGGPDGGDGGRGGDIWIEAVEGLNTLIDYRYQQHFKADTGVHGMGRNRHGAAGEDIVLKVPVGTEVLEEDRETLIADMNTAGMRVLLAKGGNGGWGNDRFKGPINQAPKHANPGQEGEEKWIWLRLKLIADVGLVGLPNAGKSTFLAAASAAKPKIADYPFTTLTPNLGVVDLSSTERFVMADIPGLIEGASEGAGLGTRFLGHVERSATLIHLVDATQEDVGGAWRTIRAELEAYDEELGDKTEILALNKIDALDDETRAEKLAELEEAAGIKPMLVSGVSGEGVTELLRAAWTKVRERRGEIAPADDDGEFEAPAPEGWTP; this is encoded by the coding sequence ATGAAGTTTCTCGATCAGTGCAAGATCTTCATCCGCTCCGGAAACGGGGGCGGAGGCGCCGTGTCTTTCCGGCGTGAGAAGTACATCGAATACGGCGGTCCGGATGGCGGTGACGGCGGCCGTGGCGGCGACATATGGATCGAGGCGGTCGAGGGTTTGAACACCCTGATCGACTATCGCTACCAGCAGCACTTCAAGGCTGACACCGGCGTTCACGGCATGGGCCGCAACCGTCATGGCGCCGCGGGCGAAGACATTGTCCTGAAGGTCCCCGTCGGTACCGAAGTGCTGGAAGAGGACCGCGAGACCCTGATCGCCGACATGAACACGGCGGGCATGCGCGTTCTGCTGGCCAAGGGCGGCAACGGCGGCTGGGGCAACGACCGCTTCAAGGGGCCGATCAATCAGGCCCCCAAGCACGCCAATCCCGGGCAGGAGGGCGAGGAGAAGTGGATTTGGCTTCGCCTCAAGCTGATCGCCGACGTCGGTCTGGTTGGCCTGCCCAACGCCGGCAAGTCCACCTTCCTGGCGGCCGCCAGCGCCGCCAAGCCGAAGATCGCCGACTATCCCTTCACCACCCTGACGCCGAACCTTGGCGTGGTGGACTTGTCGTCCACGGAACGCTTCGTGATGGCCGACATCCCCGGCCTAATCGAGGGCGCGTCAGAAGGCGCCGGCCTGGGCACCCGCTTCCTGGGGCACGTGGAGCGCTCGGCCACCCTGATCCATCTGGTGGACGCCACCCAGGAGGACGTGGGCGGCGCCTGGCGCACTATTCGGGCCGAGCTGGAGGCCTATGACGAGGAACTTGGAGACAAGACCGAAATCCTGGCCCTCAACAAGATCGACGCCCTGGACGATGAGACCCGCGCCGAAAAGCTGGCGGAACTGGAAGAAGCGGCGGGGATCAAGCCCATGCTGGTCTCCGGTGTTTCCGGCGAAGGGGTGACCGAGTTGCTGCGGGCGGCCTGGACCAAGGTGCGCGAGCGGCGAGGCGAGATCGCGCCCGCCGATGACGATGGCGAGTTCGAGGCTCCCGCCCCCGAAGGCTGGACCCCCTAG
- the proB gene encoding glutamate 5-kinase, which yields MSPLAAARRIVVKVGSALLVDSETGAADKAWLEAFCADAARLRAQGRQIVVVSSGAVALGRRRMGLPKRALTLPEKQAAAAAGQSLLMRAWEEAFEPYGAACAQVLLTRDDTEVRRRWLNARATVDTLLALNVIPVVNENDTVVTEEIRYGDNDRLAARVAQMTGADALILLSDIDGLYTADPRRDPNAQHIPLVEHLTPQIEAMAGGANAGAGVGTGGMATKLAAARIAAAAGCATIVTLGTRPSPLLAIENGERSTIFAASTTPAAAYKAWIAGSLAPQGALTVDDGAAAALRGGKSLLAAGLKGAEGRFGKGDAVVVRDQSGRELARGLVRYDAADAARIVGLRSDAIEAVLGFTEGPVIHADDLALAARETA from the coding sequence ATGTCGCCCCTGGCCGCCGCCCGTCGGATCGTCGTCAAGGTCGGCTCGGCCCTGCTGGTGGATTCCGAGACGGGGGCGGCGGACAAGGCGTGGCTGGAGGCGTTTTGCGCCGACGCCGCGCGGTTGCGCGCGCAGGGGCGTCAGATCGTGGTGGTGTCCTCGGGCGCCGTGGCGTTGGGCCGCCGCCGTATGGGCCTTCCTAAAAGGGCTCTAACCCTGCCTGAGAAGCAGGCCGCCGCCGCTGCGGGACAGAGCCTGCTGATGCGCGCCTGGGAAGAGGCTTTCGAGCCCTATGGCGCCGCCTGCGCCCAGGTTTTGCTGACCCGGGATGACACCGAGGTGCGCCGCCGGTGGCTGAACGCGCGCGCCACGGTCGATACCCTGCTGGCCCTGAACGTGATCCCCGTGGTCAACGAGAACGACACGGTGGTGACCGAAGAAATCCGCTACGGCGACAACGACAGACTGGCGGCCCGCGTAGCCCAGATGACGGGTGCGGATGCCCTGATCCTGCTGTCGGACATCGACGGCCTCTACACGGCCGACCCGCGCCGCGATCCCAACGCGCAGCATATTCCGCTGGTGGAGCACCTGACACCGCAGATCGAGGCCATGGCCGGTGGCGCCAACGCTGGGGCCGGTGTCGGCACGGGCGGCATGGCGACCAAACTGGCCGCCGCGCGCATCGCCGCCGCCGCGGGTTGCGCCACTATCGTCACTCTGGGCACGCGGCCCTCCCCGCTGCTGGCTATCGAGAACGGGGAGCGGTCGACGATCTTCGCCGCCTCGACGACGCCGGCCGCCGCCTACAAGGCCTGGATCGCCGGCTCCCTGGCCCCGCAGGGCGCCCTGACCGTGGACGACGGCGCCGCCGCCGCCCTGCGTGGGGGCAAGAGCCTGCTGGCGGCCGGGCTCAAGGGCGCGGAAGGCCGGTTCGGCAAGGGCGACGCGGTGGTGGTCCGCGATCAGTCGGGCCGTGAGCTGGCCAGAGGGCTAGTGCGTTATGACGCGGCCGATGCGGCTCGCATCGTCGGCCTGCGCTCGGACGCCATCGAGGCGGTCCTCGGCTTCACCGAAGGTCCTGTGATCCACGCCGACGACCTGGCTCTGGCCGCCCGCGAGACGGCCTGA
- a CDS encoding glutamate-5-semialdehyde dehydrogenase, with the protein MDDASSSLQATMARIGHDARDGARALRLAKPEVRTKAIAGMAAAIRRRAAAILAANLADQTAARATGLNEAMIDRMALDAGRIAALADAVAAIAAISDPVGAETARWDRPNGLDIARVRTPIGVIAMIYESRPNVTADAAALCIRSGNAAILRGGSECLGSNLAIHAAVVEGLEAAGLPASCVQAVPTADRMAVGLILGGLDGAVDLIIPRGGKGLVARVKAEARAPVLGHLEGLNHVFVHAAADLQKAVAVVVNAKMRRVSVCGSAETLLIDKAAAGRLLPPIAAALAEAGCELRGDEAARAITPMAAATIEDWSTEYLAPIIAVAVVDGVEGAAAHIASHGSGHTDAILTEDAAAANAFVAAVDSAIVLINASTQFADGGEFGFGAEIGIATDKLHARGPVGAEQLTTFKYVVRGTGQTRP; encoded by the coding sequence ATGGACGACGCCAGTTCATCCCTGCAGGCGACGATGGCGAGGATCGGGCATGACGCCCGGGACGGCGCCCGCGCCTTGCGTCTGGCCAAGCCCGAAGTCCGCACCAAAGCGATCGCCGGCATGGCCGCAGCGATCCGCCGCCGCGCCGCTGCGATCCTGGCCGCCAACCTCGCCGACCAGACCGCCGCGCGTGCGACCGGTCTCAACGAGGCGATGATCGACCGCATGGCGCTGGACGCCGGCCGCATCGCGGCCCTTGCCGATGCGGTCGCCGCCATCGCCGCCATTTCCGATCCCGTGGGCGCGGAGACCGCGCGGTGGGATCGCCCCAACGGACTCGACATCGCCCGTGTGCGCACCCCCATCGGGGTGATCGCCATGATCTATGAGAGCCGCCCCAATGTGACGGCGGACGCGGCGGCGCTCTGCATCCGCTCGGGCAACGCCGCCATCCTGCGCGGCGGTTCCGAATGCCTGGGCAGCAATCTGGCCATTCATGCGGCGGTGGTCGAGGGGCTGGAGGCCGCGGGCCTTCCCGCGTCTTGCGTCCAGGCGGTCCCGACGGCGGACCGTATGGCGGTGGGATTGATCCTAGGCGGCCTGGACGGCGCCGTTGACCTGATCATCCCACGCGGCGGCAAGGGACTGGTTGCCCGAGTGAAGGCCGAGGCGCGCGCCCCGGTGCTGGGTCATCTGGAAGGGCTCAACCACGTCTTCGTTCACGCCGCCGCCGACCTTCAGAAAGCCGTCGCCGTGGTGGTCAACGCCAAGATGCGGCGAGTGTCGGTCTGCGGATCGGCCGAGACCCTGCTGATCGACAAGGCCGCAGCCGGGCGCCTGCTGCCGCCCATCGCCGCGGCGCTGGCCGAAGCCGGCTGCGAACTTCGGGGCGATGAGGCGGCTCGCGCCATCACGCCGATGGCCGCCGCGACGATCGAGGACTGGTCGACGGAGTATCTGGCTCCAATCATCGCCGTGGCGGTGGTCGATGGGGTCGAGGGGGCCGCGGCCCATATCGCTTCCCATGGATCGGGTCACACTGACGCGATCCTGACTGAGGACGCCGCCGCCGCCAACGCCTTCGTGGCCGCGGTGGATTCGGCCATCGTGCTGATCAACGCCTCGACGCAGTTCGCCGACGGGGGAGAGTTCGGTTTCGGCGCGGAGATCGGCATCGCCACAGACAAACTTCACGCCCGCGGTCCGGTTGGGGCCGAGCAATTGACGACATTCAAGTATGTGGTTCGCGGGACCGGCCAGACTCGTCCCTGA